In Populus trichocarpa isolate Nisqually-1 chromosome 7, P.trichocarpa_v4.1, whole genome shotgun sequence, the following proteins share a genomic window:
- the LOC7457156 gene encoding cellulose synthase A catalytic subunit 2 [UDP-forming] isoform X1, giving the protein MNTGGRLIAGSHNRNEFVLINADENARIKSVQELSGQVCHICGDEIEITVDGEPFVACNECAFPVCRPCYEYERREGNQACPQCKTRYKRLKGSPRVEGDEEEDDIDDLEHEFDYGNFDGLSPEQVAEAMLSSRMNTGRASHSNISGIPTHGELDSSPLNSKIPLLTYGEEDTEISSDRHALIVPPSHGNRFHPISFPDPSIPLAQPRPMVPKKDIAVYGYGSVAWKDRMEDWKKRQNDKLQVVKHEGGHDNGNFEGDELDDPDLPMMDEGRQPLSRKLPIPSSKINPYRMIIILRLVVVGLFFHYRILHPVNDAYGLWLTSVICEIWFAVSWILDQFPKWYPIERETYLDRLSLRYEKEGKPSELASVDVFVSTVDPMKEPPLITANTVLSILAVDYPVDKVACYVSDDGAAMLTFEALSETSEFARKWVPFCKKFNIEPRAPEWYFSQKMDYLKNKVHPAFVRERRAMKREYEEFKVKINGLVATAQKVPEDGWTMQDGTPWPGNNVRDHPGMIQVFLGQSGVRDVEGNELPRLVYVSREKRPGFEHHKKAGAMNALMRVTAVLSNAPYLLNVDCDHYINNSRALREAMCFLMDPTSGKKVCYVQFPQRFDGIDRHDRYSNRNVVFFDINMKGLDGLQGPIYVGTGCVFRRQALYGYDAPVKKRPPGKTCNCWPKWCCLFCGSRKNKKSKQKKEKKKSKNREASKQIHALENIEEGIEESTSEKSSETSQMKLEKKFGQSPVFVASTLLENGGVPRDASPASLLREAIQVISCGYEDKTEWGKEVGWIYGSVTEDILTGFKMHCHGWRSVYCIPKRPAFKGSAPINLSDRLHQVLRWALGSVEIFFSRHCPIWYGYGGGLKWLERFSYINSVVYPWTSIPLLVYCTLPAICLLTGKFIVPEISNYASIVFMALFISIAATGILEMQWGGVGIDDWWRNEQFWVIGGASAHLFALFQGLLKVLAGVSTNFTVTSKAADDGEFSELYLFKWTSLLIPPTTLLIMNIVGVVVGVSDAINNGYDSWGPLFGRLFFALWVIIHLYPFLKGLLGKQDRMPTIILVWSILLASILTLLWVRINPFVSKGGPVLELCGLNCD; this is encoded by the exons ATGAACACCGGGGGTCGACTCATTGCTGGTTCTCACAACAGGAACGAGTTTGTCCTCATAAATGCCGATGAAAATGCAAGA ATTAAGTCGGTTCAAGAATTGAGCGGACAAGTGTGTCATATATGCGGGGATGAGATTGAGATTACAGTGGATGGAGAGCCATTTGTTGCCTGCAATGAATGTGCTTTCCCTGTGTGCCGGCCCTGCTATGAAtatgagagaagagagggaaatCAAGCTTGCCCTCAATGCAAAACCAGATACAAGCGCCTCAAAG GTAGTCCCAGGGTTGAGGGTgatgaggaagaagatgatattgatGATTTGGAACATGAGTTTGATTATGGAAATTTTGATGGTTTAAGCCCAGAACAAGTTGCAGAGGCAATGCTCTCTTCACGCATGAACACTGGCCGTGCTTCTCACTCTAATATATCTGGAATCCCCACACATGGGGAGCTTGATTCCTCTCCCCTTAACTCTAAAATTCCTCTTTTAACTTATGGAGAGGAG gATACAGAGATTTCTTCTGACCGACATGCACTTATTGTTCCACCGAGTCATGGAAATAGATTTCATCCGATTTCTTTTCCTGATCCTTCTATACCTT TAGCTCAACCAAGACCAATGGTTCCAAAGAAAGACATTGCAGTGTATGGGTATGGGAGTGTGGCATGGAAGGACAGAATGGAGGATTGGAAGAAAAGGCAGAATGACAAACTTCAGGTTGTTAAGCATGAAGGAGGACATGACAATGGAAACTTTGAAGGGGATGAATTGGATGATCCTGATTTGCCCAT GATGGATGAGGGCAGGCAGCCACTTTCAAGGAAGTTACCCATTCCCTCAAGCAAGATAAACCCGTACAGAATGATAATCATTCTACGTCTTGTAGTTGTTGGCTTATTTTTTCACTATAGAATTCTCCACCCAGTCAATGATGCGTATGGTTTGTGGTTGACATCAGTAATATGTGAAATATGGTTTGCAGTATCATGGATTCTAGACCAGTTTCCAAAATGGTATCCTATAGAACGGGAAACATACCTTGATCGGCTGTCACTGAG GTATGAAAAAGAAGGGAAACCATCTGAGTTAGCCAGTGTAGATGTTTTCGTAAGTACAGTAGACCCTATGAAAGAACCTCCACTGATCACTGCGAACACTGTCCTCTCTATTCTCGCGGTTGATTATCCTGTGGATAAAGTTGCATGCTACGTGTCAGATGATGGTGCTGCCATGCTCACATTTGAAGCTCTCTCTGAGACATCTGAATTTGCTAGGAAATGGGTTCCGTTctgtaaaaaatttaatattgagccCCGAGCCCCTGAGTGGTATTTTTCTCAGAAAATGgactatttgaaaaataaagttcatccagCATTTGTCAGGGAAAGGCGTGCCATGAAG AGAGAATATGAAGAATTCAAAGTGAAGATAAATGGGCTGGTTGCCACCGCGCAAAAGGTTCCAGAAGATGGTTGGACAATGCAAGATGGAACTCCATGGCCTGGAAACAATGTACGAGACCATCCTGGCATGATTCAG GTGTTCCTTGGACAAAGTGGTGTTCGTGACGTGGAAGGAAACGAGTTACCTCGTTTGGTCTATGTTTCTCGTGAGAAGAGACCAGGATTTGAACACCATAAAAAGGCTGGGGCCATGAATGCACTG ATGCGGGTCACTGCAGTTCTGTCAAATGCCCCCTATCTTCTGAATGTTGACTGTGACcattatattaacaatagcAGAGCACTTAGAGAAGCAATGTGTTTCTTGATGGATCCAACATCAGGAAAAAAAGTCTGTTATGTGCAGTTTCCTCAACGATTTGATGGCATTGATCGTCATGATAGATACTCGAATCGGAATGTTGTATTCTTTGAT ATCAATATGAAAGGATTAGATGGCTTACAAGGACCAATATATGTTGGAACTGGGTGTGTTTTCCGGAGGCAAGCTCTTTATGGTTATGATGCACCTGTAAAGAAGAGGCCCCCTGGCAAGACCTGCAACTGCTGGCCTAAATGGTGTTGTCTATTCTGTGGGTccagaaaaaacaagaaatcgaagcaaaagaaggagaagaagaagtcaAAGAACAGGGAAGCATCAAAGCAGATACATGCTCTTGAAAATATCGAAGAAGGAATTGAAG AATCAACTTCTGAAAAATCTTCCGAAACATCCCAAATGAAGTTGGAAAAGAAGTTTGGGCAATCTCCAGTGTTTGTAGCTTCCACTCTTCTGGAGAATGGTGGAGTTCCTCGAGATGCGAGTCCTGCATCACTGTTGAGAGAGGCCATTCAAGTTATCAGCTGTGGTTATGAAGATAAGACAGAATGGGGCAAGGAA GTTGGCTGGATATATGGTTCTGTAACAGAAGATATCCTGACAGGATTCAAGATGCACTGCCATGGGTGGCGGTCTGTGTACTGCATACCTAAGCGGCCTGCATTTAAGGGGTCGGCTCCTATTAACCTCTCAGATCGTCTACACCAGGTTCTTCGATGGGCCCTTGGTTCTGTCGAGATTTTCTTTAGTAGACACTGTCCAATTTGGTATGGTTATGGGGGTGGATTGAAGTGGCTGGAACGATTTTCTTACATAAACTCTGTTGTGTATCCTTGGACATCCATCCCCTTGCTTGTTTACTGTACACTACCAGCTATATGCCTTCTCACTGGGAAATTCATTGTTCCTGAG ATCAGTAATTATGCCAGTATTGTGTTCATGGCCCTCTTCATATCTATAGCTGCAACTGGTATCCTCGAGATGCAGTGGGGTGGTGTTGGAATAGATGACTGGTGGAGAAATGAGCAATTTTGGGTGATTGGAGGTGCTTCGGCACACCTTTTTGCTCTCTTCCAGGGTTTGCTCAAGGTTTTGGCAGGTGTCAGCACAAACTTCACTGTGACATCAAAAGCAGCGGATGACGGAGAATTCTCAGAGCTTTACCTATTCAAGTGGACATCACTGTTGATCCCTCCTACAACGTTGTTGATCATGAACATAGTGGGTGTTGTGGTTGGGGTCTCAGACGCCATCAATAATGGGTATGATTCATGGGGTCCATTGTTTGGGAGGCTGTTTTTCGCCTTGTGGGTCATCATCCACCTCTACCCATTCCTCAAGGGGCTTCTTGGGAAACAAGATCGCATGCCCACCATCATTTTGGTATGGTCAATTCTGCTGGCTTCAATCCTAACTCTTTTGTGGGTTCGCATAAACCCATTTGTGTCCAAAGGTGGTCCTGTTCTGGAACTGTGCGGATTGAATTGTGATTAG
- the LOC7457156 gene encoding cellulose synthase A catalytic subunit 2 [UDP-forming] isoform X2 encodes MNTGGRLIAGSHNRNEFVLINADENARIKSVQELSGQVCHICGDEIEITVDGEPFVACNECAFPVCRPCYEYERREGNQACPQCKTRYKRLKGSPRVEGDEEEDDIDDLEHEFDYGNFDGLSPEQVAEAMLSSRMNTGRASHSNISGIPTHGELDSSPLNSKIPLLTYGEEDTEISSDRHALIVPPSHGNRFHPISFPDPSIPSQPRPMVPKKDIAVYGYGSVAWKDRMEDWKKRQNDKLQVVKHEGGHDNGNFEGDELDDPDLPMMDEGRQPLSRKLPIPSSKINPYRMIIILRLVVVGLFFHYRILHPVNDAYGLWLTSVICEIWFAVSWILDQFPKWYPIERETYLDRLSLRYEKEGKPSELASVDVFVSTVDPMKEPPLITANTVLSILAVDYPVDKVACYVSDDGAAMLTFEALSETSEFARKWVPFCKKFNIEPRAPEWYFSQKMDYLKNKVHPAFVRERRAMKREYEEFKVKINGLVATAQKVPEDGWTMQDGTPWPGNNVRDHPGMIQVFLGQSGVRDVEGNELPRLVYVSREKRPGFEHHKKAGAMNALMRVTAVLSNAPYLLNVDCDHYINNSRALREAMCFLMDPTSGKKVCYVQFPQRFDGIDRHDRYSNRNVVFFDINMKGLDGLQGPIYVGTGCVFRRQALYGYDAPVKKRPPGKTCNCWPKWCCLFCGSRKNKKSKQKKEKKKSKNREASKQIHALENIEEGIEESTSEKSSETSQMKLEKKFGQSPVFVASTLLENGGVPRDASPASLLREAIQVISCGYEDKTEWGKEVGWIYGSVTEDILTGFKMHCHGWRSVYCIPKRPAFKGSAPINLSDRLHQVLRWALGSVEIFFSRHCPIWYGYGGGLKWLERFSYINSVVYPWTSIPLLVYCTLPAICLLTGKFIVPEISNYASIVFMALFISIAATGILEMQWGGVGIDDWWRNEQFWVIGGASAHLFALFQGLLKVLAGVSTNFTVTSKAADDGEFSELYLFKWTSLLIPPTTLLIMNIVGVVVGVSDAINNGYDSWGPLFGRLFFALWVIIHLYPFLKGLLGKQDRMPTIILVWSILLASILTLLWVRINPFVSKGGPVLELCGLNCD; translated from the exons ATGAACACCGGGGGTCGACTCATTGCTGGTTCTCACAACAGGAACGAGTTTGTCCTCATAAATGCCGATGAAAATGCAAGA ATTAAGTCGGTTCAAGAATTGAGCGGACAAGTGTGTCATATATGCGGGGATGAGATTGAGATTACAGTGGATGGAGAGCCATTTGTTGCCTGCAATGAATGTGCTTTCCCTGTGTGCCGGCCCTGCTATGAAtatgagagaagagagggaaatCAAGCTTGCCCTCAATGCAAAACCAGATACAAGCGCCTCAAAG GTAGTCCCAGGGTTGAGGGTgatgaggaagaagatgatattgatGATTTGGAACATGAGTTTGATTATGGAAATTTTGATGGTTTAAGCCCAGAACAAGTTGCAGAGGCAATGCTCTCTTCACGCATGAACACTGGCCGTGCTTCTCACTCTAATATATCTGGAATCCCCACACATGGGGAGCTTGATTCCTCTCCCCTTAACTCTAAAATTCCTCTTTTAACTTATGGAGAGGAG gATACAGAGATTTCTTCTGACCGACATGCACTTATTGTTCCACCGAGTCATGGAAATAGATTTCATCCGATTTCTTTTCCTGATCCTTCTATACCTT CTCAACCAAGACCAATGGTTCCAAAGAAAGACATTGCAGTGTATGGGTATGGGAGTGTGGCATGGAAGGACAGAATGGAGGATTGGAAGAAAAGGCAGAATGACAAACTTCAGGTTGTTAAGCATGAAGGAGGACATGACAATGGAAACTTTGAAGGGGATGAATTGGATGATCCTGATTTGCCCAT GATGGATGAGGGCAGGCAGCCACTTTCAAGGAAGTTACCCATTCCCTCAAGCAAGATAAACCCGTACAGAATGATAATCATTCTACGTCTTGTAGTTGTTGGCTTATTTTTTCACTATAGAATTCTCCACCCAGTCAATGATGCGTATGGTTTGTGGTTGACATCAGTAATATGTGAAATATGGTTTGCAGTATCATGGATTCTAGACCAGTTTCCAAAATGGTATCCTATAGAACGGGAAACATACCTTGATCGGCTGTCACTGAG GTATGAAAAAGAAGGGAAACCATCTGAGTTAGCCAGTGTAGATGTTTTCGTAAGTACAGTAGACCCTATGAAAGAACCTCCACTGATCACTGCGAACACTGTCCTCTCTATTCTCGCGGTTGATTATCCTGTGGATAAAGTTGCATGCTACGTGTCAGATGATGGTGCTGCCATGCTCACATTTGAAGCTCTCTCTGAGACATCTGAATTTGCTAGGAAATGGGTTCCGTTctgtaaaaaatttaatattgagccCCGAGCCCCTGAGTGGTATTTTTCTCAGAAAATGgactatttgaaaaataaagttcatccagCATTTGTCAGGGAAAGGCGTGCCATGAAG AGAGAATATGAAGAATTCAAAGTGAAGATAAATGGGCTGGTTGCCACCGCGCAAAAGGTTCCAGAAGATGGTTGGACAATGCAAGATGGAACTCCATGGCCTGGAAACAATGTACGAGACCATCCTGGCATGATTCAG GTGTTCCTTGGACAAAGTGGTGTTCGTGACGTGGAAGGAAACGAGTTACCTCGTTTGGTCTATGTTTCTCGTGAGAAGAGACCAGGATTTGAACACCATAAAAAGGCTGGGGCCATGAATGCACTG ATGCGGGTCACTGCAGTTCTGTCAAATGCCCCCTATCTTCTGAATGTTGACTGTGACcattatattaacaatagcAGAGCACTTAGAGAAGCAATGTGTTTCTTGATGGATCCAACATCAGGAAAAAAAGTCTGTTATGTGCAGTTTCCTCAACGATTTGATGGCATTGATCGTCATGATAGATACTCGAATCGGAATGTTGTATTCTTTGAT ATCAATATGAAAGGATTAGATGGCTTACAAGGACCAATATATGTTGGAACTGGGTGTGTTTTCCGGAGGCAAGCTCTTTATGGTTATGATGCACCTGTAAAGAAGAGGCCCCCTGGCAAGACCTGCAACTGCTGGCCTAAATGGTGTTGTCTATTCTGTGGGTccagaaaaaacaagaaatcgaagcaaaagaaggagaagaagaagtcaAAGAACAGGGAAGCATCAAAGCAGATACATGCTCTTGAAAATATCGAAGAAGGAATTGAAG AATCAACTTCTGAAAAATCTTCCGAAACATCCCAAATGAAGTTGGAAAAGAAGTTTGGGCAATCTCCAGTGTTTGTAGCTTCCACTCTTCTGGAGAATGGTGGAGTTCCTCGAGATGCGAGTCCTGCATCACTGTTGAGAGAGGCCATTCAAGTTATCAGCTGTGGTTATGAAGATAAGACAGAATGGGGCAAGGAA GTTGGCTGGATATATGGTTCTGTAACAGAAGATATCCTGACAGGATTCAAGATGCACTGCCATGGGTGGCGGTCTGTGTACTGCATACCTAAGCGGCCTGCATTTAAGGGGTCGGCTCCTATTAACCTCTCAGATCGTCTACACCAGGTTCTTCGATGGGCCCTTGGTTCTGTCGAGATTTTCTTTAGTAGACACTGTCCAATTTGGTATGGTTATGGGGGTGGATTGAAGTGGCTGGAACGATTTTCTTACATAAACTCTGTTGTGTATCCTTGGACATCCATCCCCTTGCTTGTTTACTGTACACTACCAGCTATATGCCTTCTCACTGGGAAATTCATTGTTCCTGAG ATCAGTAATTATGCCAGTATTGTGTTCATGGCCCTCTTCATATCTATAGCTGCAACTGGTATCCTCGAGATGCAGTGGGGTGGTGTTGGAATAGATGACTGGTGGAGAAATGAGCAATTTTGGGTGATTGGAGGTGCTTCGGCACACCTTTTTGCTCTCTTCCAGGGTTTGCTCAAGGTTTTGGCAGGTGTCAGCACAAACTTCACTGTGACATCAAAAGCAGCGGATGACGGAGAATTCTCAGAGCTTTACCTATTCAAGTGGACATCACTGTTGATCCCTCCTACAACGTTGTTGATCATGAACATAGTGGGTGTTGTGGTTGGGGTCTCAGACGCCATCAATAATGGGTATGATTCATGGGGTCCATTGTTTGGGAGGCTGTTTTTCGCCTTGTGGGTCATCATCCACCTCTACCCATTCCTCAAGGGGCTTCTTGGGAAACAAGATCGCATGCCCACCATCATTTTGGTATGGTCAATTCTGCTGGCTTCAATCCTAACTCTTTTGTGGGTTCGCATAAACCCATTTGTGTCCAAAGGTGGTCCTGTTCTGGAACTGTGCGGATTGAATTGTGATTAG
- the LOC7457155 gene encoding uncharacterized protein LOC7457155: MAAMAMAELKALCAIHPKTFTDSDVAAAQQLVQLSGEDNSSSSNKKGRKNENESGFEDDQESDRSSQNEITSRMIEEIFGIEEEVARPRKKRYRSLVSIYQAMDMPLRNNVRYGKKVSTEENPKRVSASAEEGNQSSKT, from the coding sequence ATGGCGGCCATGGCAATGGCAGAATTGAAAGCCTTGTGTGCAATCCATCCCAAGACCTTCACAGACTCGGACGTGGCTGCAGCACAACAACTCGTCCAGCTAAGCGGTGAAGACAACAGCAGTAGCAGCAACAAGAAGGGGAGGAAGAACGAGAATGAGAGTGGTTTTGAAGATGATCAGGAGTCCGATCGAAGCAGCCAAAACGAGATCACTTCGAGGATGATTGAAGAGATTTTCGGGATAGAAGAGGAGGTTGCTCgaccaagaaagaaaagatacaGGTCTCTTGTGTCTATTTACCAGGCGATGGATATGCCACTCAGGAATAATGTTAGGTATGGGAAGAAGGTGAGCACTGAAGAAAACCCCAAGAGAGTTTCAGCCAGCGCAGAAGAGGGTAATCAAAGTAGTAAAACATAG